From Pan paniscus chromosome 9, NHGRI_mPanPan1-v2.0_pri, whole genome shotgun sequence, the proteins below share one genomic window:
- the LOC100991301 gene encoding non-histone chromosomal protein HMG-14-like, with protein sequence MRKSKVSSAEGAAKEEPKRRSARLSAKPAPAKVEAKPKKAAAKDKSSDKQVQTKGKRGAKGKQAEVANQETKEHLPAVNREKKTEESPASDEAGEKEAKSE encoded by the coding sequence ATGCGTAAGAGCAAGGTCAGCTCCGCGGAAGGGGCCGCCAAGGAAGAGCCCAAGAGGAGATCGGCGCGGTTGTCTGCTAAACCTGCTCCTGCAAAAGTGGAAGCAAAGCCGAAAAAGGCAGCAGCAAAGGATAAATCTTCAGACAAACAAGTGcaaacaaaagggaaaaggggAGCAAAGGGAAAACAGGCCGAAGTGGCTAACCAAGAAACTAAAGAACATTTACCTGCAGTAAACagggaaaagaaaactgaggagaGTCCAGCCTCTgatgaggcaggagagaaagaagccaaGTCTGAATAA